The Bacillota bacterium genome has a segment encoding these proteins:
- a CDS encoding helix-turn-helix transcriptional regulator, which translates to MNRYCGNIYKNTRRATGLTQEQAAERLYTSVRSLAEYEAGRTIPPDDVVCRMVEVYGVKHLAYLHLKQSTEVGRRFLPELHILDLPRSVLKLQKEVADVNNVHQDMVNVACDGTVDDTERDTWLRIETELSEMVGAGLSVIFAKG; encoded by the coding sequence ATGAATAGGTACTGCGGGAACATTTATAAAAATACTAGGCGTGCAACGGGTTTGACACAGGAACAGGCAGCGGAGCGGTTATATACGTCCGTGCGTAGTCTGGCAGAGTACGAAGCTGGCCGGACAATACCGCCGGATGATGTTGTGTGTCGGATGGTAGAGGTGTACGGTGTAAAACATCTTGCATATCTACATCTGAAGCAGTCAACAGAAGTAGGCAGAAGGTTTTTACCGGAACTTCACATCCTGGACCTTCCAAGGTCGGTGTTGAAGCTGCAGAAGGAAGTAGCGGATGTAAACAATGTACATCAAGATATGGTAAACGTAGCCTGTGATGGTACGGTAGACGACACCGAGCGTGATACTTGGCTGAGGATAGAAACAGAGCTGTCTGAAATGGTCGGAGCTGGATTGTCAGTAATATTTGCGAAAGGATAA